In one Rhea pennata isolate bPtePen1 chromosome 17, bPtePen1.pri, whole genome shotgun sequence genomic region, the following are encoded:
- the SLC5A1 gene encoding sodium/glucose cotransporter 1 isoform X1: protein MPEYLKKRFGGKRIQIYLSILSLLLYIFTKISADIFSGAVFIQLAMGLNLYLAIIILLAITALYTITGGLAAVIYTDTLQTFIMVVGSFILMGFAFSKVGGYEAFVNKYMAAIPSNISYGNTTIDAQCYSPRKDSFHIFRDPINGDLPWPGLVFGLSILALWYWCTDQVIVQRCLSGKNMSHVKAGCILCGYLKLLPMFLIVMPGMISRILYPDVVACVVPEICQQYCGTSVGCTNIAYPKMVVELMPNGLRGLMLAVMLASLMSSLTSIFNSASTLFTMDIYTKIRPRASERELMLAGRAFMVLLIAISIAWVPMVQSAQSGQLFDYIQSVTSYLGPPIAAVFLLAVYCKRVNEQGAFWGLIIGLLIGLARMCAEFAYGSGSCVNPSKCPFIICGIHYLYFAIILFGISFVIILAVSLMTKPIPDVHLYRLCWTLRNSKEERIDLDADEQEKPDEKDVESVTEGNEEEPGCLKKAYNWFCGLDQQKGSKLSKEEEEAMKRKLTDTSEVPLWRNVVNINGIILLTVAVFCHAFFA, encoded by the exons ATGCCAGAGTATCTGAAGAAGCGTTTTGGTGGCAAACGAATTCAGATTTACCTGTCAATCCTTTCTCTGTTACTGTATATTTTCACAAAGATCTCA gCAGACATATTCTCTGGAGCTGTATTTATACAGCTGGCTATGGGACTGAATCTTTATTTGGCCATAATTATCCTGCTTGCTATTACTGCTCTTTACACCATCACAG GTGGCCTGGCAGCTGTGATTTACACAGATACCCTACAAACATTTATCATGGTAGTGGGATCCTTTATTCTCATGGGATTTG CGTTTTCCAAAGTCGGAGGGTATGAAGCTTTTGTGAACAAGTACATGGCTGCAATTCCATCCAATATCTCCTATGGAAATACCACAATTGATGCACAATGCTATTCTCCTCGGAAAGATTCCTTTCACATCTTCCGAGATCCCATCAATGGAGACCTGCCGTGGCCAGGGCTTGTCTTCGGTTTGAGCATCCTTGCTCTGTGGTACTGGTGCACAGATCAG GTTATCGTCCAAAGATGTCTCTCTGGCAAGAACATGTCCCACGTGAAGGCTGGCTGCATCCTGTGCGGATACCTGAAGCTCTTGCCTATGTTTCTCATCGTGATGCCGGGAATGATCAGCCGAATTTTGTACCCAG ATGTGGTGGCTTGTGTCGTGCCTGAAATCTGTCAGCAGTACTGTGGCACCTCAGTTGGCTGTACAAATATTGCTTATCCCAAGATGGTAGTAGAGCTTATGCCAAATG GTCTGCGGGGTCTGATGTTGGCAGTCATGTTGGCCTCCCTTATGAGCTCTTTGACATCCATTTTTAACAGCGCTAGCACTCTGTTCACTATGGACATTTACACCAAGATTCGACCACGAGCATCCGAGAGAGAGCTCATGTTAGCAGGAAG GGCATTTATGGTACTTTTAATTGCTATCAGCATTGCCTGGGTTCCTATGGTACAGTCAGCGCAAAGTGGGCAGCTCTTTGATTATATTCAGTCAGTCACTAGCTACCTGGGACCACCAATTGCTGCGGTCTTCCTGCTCGCTGTCTACTGCAAGCGAGTCAATGAGCAG GGTGCCTTCTGGGGCCTCATCATTGGGCTGCTAATTGGACTTGCTAGAATGTGTGCAGAGTTTGCCTATGGATCTGGCAGCTGTGTGAACCCTTCCAAATGCCCATTCATCATCTGTGGGATTCATTACCTTTACTTTGCAATAATTCTCTTTGGGATTAGCTTCGTCATCATCCTGGCAGTCTCCCTAATGACCAAGCCAATTCCTGATGTACAC CTTTACCGTTTGTGCTGGACTTTGCGGAACAGCAAAGAGGAACGTATTGATCTTGACGCAGATGAGCAGGAGAAACCTGATGAAAAAGATGTGGAATCAG TTACAGAGGGAAATGAAGAAGAGCCAGGATGCTTAAAGAAAGCCTACAACTGGTTCTGTGGCTTAGATCAGCAAAAAGGATCCAAGCTgagcaaagaggaggaggaagcaatGAAGAGGAAACTGACTGACACTTCAGAAGTGCCACTTTGGAGAAATGTCGTGAATATCAATGGCATCATCCTATTGACCGTGGCTGTATTTTGCCATGCCTTTTTTGCATAG
- the SLC5A1 gene encoding sodium/glucose cotransporter 1 isoform X2, translating to MPEYLKKRFGGKRIQIYLSILSLLLYIFTKISADIFSGAVFIQLAMGLNLYLAIIILLAITALYTITGGLAAVIYTDTLQTFIMVVGSFILMGFAFSKVGGYEAFVNKYMAAIPSNISYGNTTIDAQCYSPRKDSFHIFRDPINGDLPWPGLVFGLSILALWYWCTDQVIVQRCLSGKNMSHVKAGCILCGYLKLLPMFLIVMPGMISRILYPDVVACVVPEICQQYCGTSVGCTNIAYPKMVVELMPNGLRGLMLAVMLASLMSSLTSIFNSASTLFTMDIYTKIRPRASERELMLAGRAFMVLLIAISIAWVPMVQSAQSGQLFDYIQSVTSYLGPPIAAVFLLAVYCKRVNEQGAFWGLIIGLLIGLARMCAEFAYGSGSCVNPSKCPFIICGIHYLYFAIILFGISFVIILAVSLMTKPIPDVHLYRLCWTLRNSKEERIDLDADEQEKPDEKDVESEGNEEEPGCLKKAYNWFCGLDQQKGSKLSKEEEEAMKRKLTDTSEVPLWRNVVNINGIILLTVAVFCHAFFA from the exons ATGCCAGAGTATCTGAAGAAGCGTTTTGGTGGCAAACGAATTCAGATTTACCTGTCAATCCTTTCTCTGTTACTGTATATTTTCACAAAGATCTCA gCAGACATATTCTCTGGAGCTGTATTTATACAGCTGGCTATGGGACTGAATCTTTATTTGGCCATAATTATCCTGCTTGCTATTACTGCTCTTTACACCATCACAG GTGGCCTGGCAGCTGTGATTTACACAGATACCCTACAAACATTTATCATGGTAGTGGGATCCTTTATTCTCATGGGATTTG CGTTTTCCAAAGTCGGAGGGTATGAAGCTTTTGTGAACAAGTACATGGCTGCAATTCCATCCAATATCTCCTATGGAAATACCACAATTGATGCACAATGCTATTCTCCTCGGAAAGATTCCTTTCACATCTTCCGAGATCCCATCAATGGAGACCTGCCGTGGCCAGGGCTTGTCTTCGGTTTGAGCATCCTTGCTCTGTGGTACTGGTGCACAGATCAG GTTATCGTCCAAAGATGTCTCTCTGGCAAGAACATGTCCCACGTGAAGGCTGGCTGCATCCTGTGCGGATACCTGAAGCTCTTGCCTATGTTTCTCATCGTGATGCCGGGAATGATCAGCCGAATTTTGTACCCAG ATGTGGTGGCTTGTGTCGTGCCTGAAATCTGTCAGCAGTACTGTGGCACCTCAGTTGGCTGTACAAATATTGCTTATCCCAAGATGGTAGTAGAGCTTATGCCAAATG GTCTGCGGGGTCTGATGTTGGCAGTCATGTTGGCCTCCCTTATGAGCTCTTTGACATCCATTTTTAACAGCGCTAGCACTCTGTTCACTATGGACATTTACACCAAGATTCGACCACGAGCATCCGAGAGAGAGCTCATGTTAGCAGGAAG GGCATTTATGGTACTTTTAATTGCTATCAGCATTGCCTGGGTTCCTATGGTACAGTCAGCGCAAAGTGGGCAGCTCTTTGATTATATTCAGTCAGTCACTAGCTACCTGGGACCACCAATTGCTGCGGTCTTCCTGCTCGCTGTCTACTGCAAGCGAGTCAATGAGCAG GGTGCCTTCTGGGGCCTCATCATTGGGCTGCTAATTGGACTTGCTAGAATGTGTGCAGAGTTTGCCTATGGATCTGGCAGCTGTGTGAACCCTTCCAAATGCCCATTCATCATCTGTGGGATTCATTACCTTTACTTTGCAATAATTCTCTTTGGGATTAGCTTCGTCATCATCCTGGCAGTCTCCCTAATGACCAAGCCAATTCCTGATGTACAC CTTTACCGTTTGTGCTGGACTTTGCGGAACAGCAAAGAGGAACGTATTGATCTTGACGCAGATGAGCAGGAGAAACCTGATGAAAAAGATGTGGAATCAG AGGGAAATGAAGAAGAGCCAGGATGCTTAAAGAAAGCCTACAACTGGTTCTGTGGCTTAGATCAGCAAAAAGGATCCAAGCTgagcaaagaggaggaggaagcaatGAAGAGGAAACTGACTGACACTTCAGAAGTGCCACTTTGGAGAAATGTCGTGAATATCAATGGCATCATCCTATTGACCGTGGCTGTATTTTGCCATGCCTTTTTTGCATAG